The segment gacgggctctgagcacctggtggagctgtaggtgtccctgttcagtgcagagaAGTGGGACCACATggccttccaactcaaacgattctacaattctacaaTACCAGGCCCAAGGTCTGCCTGGCTATGGGAAGTGTGGCAAACAGGCCTGCATGGAGCGGGCTCCATGCACAGCCTCCACAAAATCCTTACAGAAGCAAAAAGTGACAAAAGGATCCACTCAGATTCCCATAGAATGCACGGTGCCCACACTTACTGGTACTGCAGGTGCGTGGTTATTATGGCCATTTTCCTTAGACTCTGTGGAGAACAAGACCGACAATGAATGCCTCCGACAGCAGAACCgcagctgccccagcacacaAACACCGCTTACGTCTTCGGAGTGCAGGATGGCGTCCTCTTGCATCACCATGTTCCTGGCGGCCTGGCCCAGCAGCTGGCGGAGGAACGCACGGAGCGCTGAGGGGCAGCTCCAAGTGGGGGGGAGcggcccagcccggccccgcccggccCTGCAGCGTTCCCCCCGCTCACCTCGGCGCTGCGGGAGCCCTTCAGCACCTGCTTGGTGAGGGCGATCACGTCGGTG is part of the Numida meleagris isolate 19003 breed g44 Domestic line chromosome 5, NumMel1.0, whole genome shotgun sequence genome and harbors:
- the BORCS7 gene encoding BLOC-1-related complex subunit 7, with the protein product MAAGGAAEAQARFGHSVKGLLTEKVTSCGTDVIALTKQVLKGSRSAELLGQAARNMVMQEDAILHSEDSLRKMAIITTHLQYQQEAIQKNVEQSSNLRDQLSHLLK